The Thermoplasmata archaeon genome contains a region encoding:
- a CDS encoding alanine:cation symporter family protein, with protein MSFSDLLNDIFSPLNEYIWYIAFVCLIGLGLYFLVRLKFMQVVHIKENATLAVTGVNDKTDGKKLSSFEAFCLGMGARIGVGNIAGVATAIATGGPGAVFWMWIFALIGAGTSFMESTAAQIYKEKKSDGSYYGGPAYYATKGLKKRWLGVVLAILITVTFGIGFVGVQASNSSAAIVEAFNVDSHIVGFVIALIAGLVIFSGTKIVGRFSAKIVPAMAVFWIIFTIAIIVMNFGNVGNAFAMIFQYAFSAPALLGGGIGTIIMVGLKRGVFSNEAGLGSIANLAGTADTTHPVKQGLIQSFGVIVDTVIVCTFTAIAVLSFGNWEEVMALGLRGAPLVQEVASQALGTWAPTLIAMFLFVFAFTSMLGYYTMSEANLRFVKDHNTVVFVLRVVVVLVAFASCTISTALMDLISDTFMAAMGAVNVIVVALLAKPVMEAYRDYRKQQKEGIKEPIFHKSALSDSDGVTEWED; from the coding sequence ATGAGTTTCAGTGATCTTCTGAACGATATATTCAGTCCTTTGAATGAATATATCTGGTATATCGCCTTCGTCTGTCTCATCGGTCTTGGTCTGTACTTCCTTGTCAGGCTCAAGTTCATGCAGGTCGTTCACATAAAGGAGAACGCAACACTTGCAGTTACCGGTGTCAACGACAAGACGGACGGCAAGAAATTGTCTTCGTTCGAAGCATTCTGTCTGGGAATGGGTGCGCGTATCGGTGTAGGTAACATCGCCGGAGTCGCTACCGCTATCGCTACTGGAGGACCCGGAGCGGTCTTCTGGATGTGGATCTTCGCACTGATCGGTGCAGGAACCAGTTTCATGGAATCCACAGCAGCCCAGATCTACAAAGAGAAGAAGTCAGACGGCAGTTACTACGGAGGACCCGCATACTACGCAACCAAAGGTCTGAAGAAGAGATGGCTCGGGGTCGTCCTGGCCATCCTGATCACGGTCACTTTCGGTATCGGATTCGTCGGTGTCCAGGCAAGCAACTCCTCTGCAGCTATCGTCGAGGCATTCAATGTCGACTCCCACATCGTAGGATTCGTCATCGCACTGATCGCCGGACTCGTAATCTTCAGCGGAACAAAGATCGTCGGAAGGTTCTCAGCGAAGATCGTTCCCGCAATGGCGGTTTTCTGGATTATCTTCACAATCGCAATCATCGTCATGAACTTCGGCAACGTCGGCAACGCATTCGCCATGATCTTCCAGTATGCCTTCTCCGCACCCGCACTGCTCGGTGGTGGAATCGGTACCATCATCATGGTCGGACTGAAGAGAGGAGTCTTCTCGAACGAGGCGGGTCTGGGATCCATCGCGAACCTCGCAGGTACCGCAGACACCACCCACCCCGTCAAGCAGGGACTCATCCAGTCCTTCGGAGTTATCGTCGACACCGTTATCGTCTGTACCTTCACCGCAATAGCGGTCCTGTCCTTCGGTAACTGGGAAGAGGTCATGGCATTGGGACTCAGGGGAGCACCTCTCGTTCAGGAGGTCGCATCCCAGGCTCTCGGAACATGGGCACCCACGCTCATCGCCATGTTCCTGTTCGTGTTCGCATTCACCAGTATGCTCGGATACTACACCATGTCCGAGGCAAACCTGAGGTTCGTCAAGGATCACAACACCGTCGTGTTCGTACTCCGTGTCGTCGTCGTACTGGTAGCCTTCGCATCCTGTACCATCAGCACCGCGCTGATGGATCTGATTTCGGATACATTTATGGCAGCCATGGGAGCGGTCAACGTGATCGTGGTCGCTCTGCTGGCAAAACCTGTCATGGAAGCATATAGGGATTACAGGAAACAGCAGAAGGAAGGCATCAAAGAACCGATCTTCCACAAATCAGCCCTCTCGGACTCCGATGGAGTCACAGAGTGGGAAGACTGA
- a CDS encoding DHH family phosphoesterase, producing the protein MDLSEEEKRKLSSLIAIKLTEQGMLEQSMNEIARARYFLKGFNMDAEYLSSVLNSCGRSGFGGIGISAGMGDAKSIEMGAKLMHESDRDVVINMVELDSKGLNQRKHFQWFDSSDSGFTGMLCGIAMQCIGDPNKPTIGMNRSKEPVNLSSRGMWIQLDRGIDLAVAMREACNAAGGDGGGHRIAAGGSVPSENVELFLEKLDEILERQLSSSM; encoded by the coding sequence ATGGATCTTTCAGAGGAAGAGAAGAGGAAACTCTCCTCACTGATAGCGATAAAGCTCACCGAACAGGGAATGCTCGAACAGTCAATGAATGAGATTGCCCGCGCTAGATACTTCCTGAAAGGATTCAACATGGATGCGGAATACCTGTCATCCGTCCTCAACAGCTGCGGCCGTTCAGGATTCGGAGGGATCGGGATATCGGCAGGAATGGGCGACGCGAAGAGCATCGAGATGGGTGCAAAGCTCATGCATGAATCGGACAGAGACGTAGTCATCAACATGGTGGAGCTGGACAGCAAGGGGTTGAATCAGAGGAAGCACTTCCAATGGTTCGACAGTTCTGATTCTGGTTTCACCGGAATGCTCTGCGGTATCGCCATGCAATGCATAGGAGATCCGAACAAGCCTACTATCGGAATGAATCGGTCAAAGGAACCCGTGAACCTGTCGTCCAGAGGCATGTGGATACAGCTTGACAGAGGCATCGATCTGGCAGTCGCCATGAGGGAAGCATGCAACGCAGCAGGCGGGGACGGCGGCGGACACCGTATAGCTGCCGGAGGATCTGTTCCTTCGGAGAACGTCGAATTATTCCTGGAAAAACTAGATGAGATCCTGGAGAGGCAGCTCAGCTCCTCCATGTGA
- a CDS encoding glutamate-5-semialdehyde dehydrogenase, translating to MTDITDRIKAAKAATVDMSVLSTDVKDKALEAMAMALDRNRSIILEENQKDLDEVKDTIPVPMYKRMVVDDAKIDEMVKGIRSVKSLKDPVGETISTTELDEDLVLYQVRCPVGMLGVVFESRPDVVPQIMSLCLKSGNCVAFKGGSEAYRTIKALFDILRISAVDSGVPESAFVLMESREDFKEILSMDGYIDLLIPRGSNSFVRYVQENTRIPVLGHAAGICHIYVDSECDQKLAVEVATDSKVQYPAVCNAVETILVDSKIADEFLVKLGSSFQYNKVEVRGDERTLQVIKDAKPATEEDWYAEYGDLIVSVKVVDSLQEAIDFINTHSSHHTDAIITNNMAKAAVFAKMVDSADVFVNASTRFADGYRFGKGAEVGISTNKIHARGPMGMEGLMIYKYVLIGNGQVVKDYVGKDAKQFTHRHLDNECPLR from the coding sequence ATGACTGATATTACTGATCGTATCAAGGCGGCGAAGGCGGCCACAGTCGATATGTCCGTCCTATCCACGGATGTCAAGGACAAGGCCTTGGAAGCCATGGCCATGGCGCTGGATAGGAACCGTTCGATCATCCTGGAAGAGAACCAGAAGGATCTGGATGAGGTAAAGGACACCATACCTGTGCCGATGTACAAACGCATGGTCGTGGACGATGCCAAGATCGATGAGATGGTCAAAGGGATCAGGAGTGTCAAGTCCCTTAAGGATCCTGTTGGAGAGACCATCTCCACCACAGAATTGGACGAGGACCTCGTCCTGTATCAGGTCAGATGTCCCGTCGGTATGCTCGGTGTCGTTTTCGAATCACGTCCCGATGTTGTACCGCAGATCATGTCCCTCTGTCTGAAATCAGGCAACTGTGTGGCATTCAAAGGCGGGAGCGAAGCTTACCGCACCATCAAAGCATTGTTCGACATCCTGCGCATATCGGCAGTGGATTCGGGCGTTCCCGAGTCGGCCTTCGTGCTCATGGAATCAAGGGAGGATTTCAAGGAGATCCTCAGCATGGACGGATACATCGATCTGCTCATCCCAAGGGGTTCCAACAGTTTCGTCAGATACGTTCAGGAGAACACCAGGATCCCGGTGCTGGGACACGCCGCAGGGATATGTCATATCTATGTCGATTCGGAATGCGACCAGAAGCTTGCAGTGGAGGTAGCCACAGATTCAAAGGTCCAGTATCCCGCGGTGTGCAATGCGGTGGAGACCATCCTCGTGGATTCCAAGATTGCGGATGAATTCCTGGTCAAGCTCGGTTCCTCATTCCAGTACAACAAGGTGGAGGTCAGGGGGGACGAGCGTACGCTCCAAGTCATAAAGGATGCCAAGCCTGCCACCGAAGAGGATTGGTATGCAGAGTACGGAGATCTCATAGTTTCTGTCAAGGTAGTCGATTCGCTTCAGGAGGCCATAGATTTCATCAACACTCACAGTTCGCATCACACGGATGCCATCATCACCAACAACATGGCCAAAGCGGCAGTGTTCGCGAAGATGGTGGATTCGGCAGATGTGTTCGTCAACGCTTCCACCCGTTTCGCCGACGGATACAGGTTCGGCAAGGGTGCGGAGGTAGGAATCAGCACCAACAAGATACACGCCCGCGGCCCTATGGGAATGGAAGGGCTGATGATTTACAAGTACGTCCTTATCGGAAACGGCCAGGTCGTCAAGGACTATGTCGGAAAGGATGCAAAACAATTCACGCACAGGCATCTTGACAATGAATGTCCGCTGAGGTGA
- the proB gene encoding glutamate 5-kinase, which yields MTRKETLGTVDRVVIKIGTTSLMQGRRTISIDFMDSVAEQVRALKDEGKEVLIVTSGAIGVGLRAMKVNANPNDIPIRQAAASVGQSILMQRWADSFQRQGMIVGQILMSLDTYSDRESAINLNNTINSLLDNGVVPIFNENDAVCITEIKFGDNDTLSAIVASRTDADLLVILSDVAGLYDSDPTKNPDAKLVPEVHDVDSVRSMAGDSSTGLGTGGMRTKLDAAAICKDAGCSMIIASSKEPDAVYRAATGDDIGTIFVSDNEISKKRRWIKSAHASGRIVIDEGAEKAVLDHKSLLPVGIRAVEGTFGKGEVVDIICEGNRIAKGISGYDSKELSVIAGKHTDELEKALGRKDHKEAILSENLVVM from the coding sequence ATGACAAGGAAGGAGACTCTCGGAACCGTCGATCGTGTCGTCATCAAGATCGGTACCACATCCCTGATGCAGGGTAGGAGGACCATATCCATCGATTTCATGGATTCCGTGGCCGAGCAGGTCAGGGCCCTGAAGGATGAGGGCAAGGAGGTTCTGATAGTCACTTCCGGTGCTATCGGTGTCGGACTCAGGGCGATGAAGGTCAACGCCAATCCCAACGATATCCCGATCAGACAGGCTGCCGCTTCAGTGGGCCAGAGCATCCTGATGCAGAGGTGGGCGGATAGTTTCCAGAGGCAGGGCATGATCGTAGGCCAGATCCTGATGTCATTGGATACGTACTCTGACAGAGAGAGCGCCATCAACCTCAACAATACTATCAATTCACTCCTCGACAACGGCGTGGTGCCGATCTTCAACGAGAACGATGCGGTATGCATCACGGAGATCAAGTTCGGTGACAATGATACGCTTTCCGCGATAGTGGCAAGCAGGACGGATGCAGACCTTCTGGTGATCCTTTCCGATGTGGCCGGCCTCTACGATTCAGATCCCACTAAGAATCCGGATGCCAAGCTCGTACCGGAGGTCCATGATGTTGATTCCGTCCGTTCCATGGCAGGGGACAGCAGCACCGGATTGGGAACTGGCGGCATGAGGACGAAACTCGATGCGGCAGCAATATGCAAGGATGCAGGCTGCAGCATGATAATCGCCTCCAGCAAGGAACCCGATGCGGTCTACAGAGCAGCCACAGGCGACGACATCGGTACCATATTCGTTTCCGATAACGAGATCTCCAAGAAGCGCAGATGGATCAAATCCGCTCATGCCTCTGGAAGGATAGTCATAGATGAGGGTGCCGAGAAGGCTGTCCTGGATCACAAATCCCTGCTCCCAGTAGGAATAAGGGCAGTCGAAGGCACGTTCGGGAAGGGCGAGGTCGTCGACATAATCTGCGAAGGAAACAGGATTGCTAAGGGGATATCGGGTTACGATTCCAAAGAGCTCTCTGTAATCGCAGGTAAGCACACTGATGAATTGGAGAAGGCATTGGGCCGTAAGGACCACAAGGAAGCCATACTCTCCGAGAATCTAGTCGTGATGTGA
- a CDS encoding bifunctional N(6)-L-threonylcarbamoyladenine synthase/serine/threonine protein kinase, translated as MITLGIEGTAHTLGVGIVDSDHNVLANELDMFKPKNGGLHPREAANHHVDVVSRIMQQAFDVSGLKPKDIDVISFSMGPGLGPCLRVAATAARAFSCTMGIPIVGVNHCVAHVEIGRALCGCEDPALLYASGGNTQVIAFAEGRYRIFGETQDIGIGNMLDKLGRDLGMGFYAGPIFEKLAKEGKEYHELPYSVKGMDVAFSGLMTAALALQKKGVPLEDIALSVQETAYAMLTEVTERAMAHIGKDEVLLGGGVAQNMRLREMVREMAEARGAEMYCPDRRFCMDNGAMIAWLGSEMYESGVRMDIADTEINQRFRTDEVEVTWRS; from the coding sequence ATGATCACACTAGGTATCGAGGGTACTGCACACACTCTTGGGGTCGGGATCGTGGATTCCGATCACAATGTTCTGGCCAACGAGCTGGACATGTTCAAGCCCAAGAACGGAGGTCTGCATCCCAGGGAAGCTGCGAACCACCATGTAGATGTGGTTTCCAGGATAATGCAGCAGGCCTTTGACGTCTCGGGACTGAAACCCAAAGACATCGATGTGATATCCTTCTCCATGGGTCCGGGATTAGGTCCGTGCCTTCGTGTCGCAGCTACGGCAGCAAGGGCATTTTCATGCACCATGGGTATCCCTATCGTCGGAGTGAATCATTGTGTCGCCCATGTGGAGATCGGACGTGCTTTGTGCGGTTGCGAGGATCCTGCACTGCTTTATGCATCCGGAGGAAACACGCAGGTCATCGCGTTCGCCGAAGGCCGTTACAGGATATTCGGCGAGACACAGGATATCGGTATCGGCAATATGCTCGATAAGCTCGGAAGGGATCTTGGCATGGGATTCTACGCGGGGCCGATCTTCGAGAAACTGGCCAAGGAAGGCAAGGAATACCATGAGCTGCCATATTCCGTGAAAGGCATGGATGTTGCATTCTCCGGCTTGATGACAGCGGCCTTGGCGCTGCAGAAGAAGGGCGTTCCTCTTGAAGACATAGCATTGTCCGTACAAGAGACGGCATATGCAATGCTCACAGAAGTCACCGAAAGGGCTATGGCCCATATAGGCAAGGATGAGGTCCTTCTCGGGGGAGGTGTAGCCCAGAACATGCGTCTGAGGGAGATGGTCAGGGAGATGGCCGAGGCCCGCGGTGCAGAGATGTATTGTCCGGACCGCAGATTCTGTATGGATAACGGTGCGATGATCGCATGGCTCGGAAGCGAGATGTATGAATCCGGTGTCAGAATGGATATCGCAGACACTGAGATCAATCAAAGGTTCAGGACCGATGAGGTCGAGGTCACATGGAGGAGCTGA